The Pyrus communis chromosome 8, drPyrComm1.1, whole genome shotgun sequence region AGAAGGACGCCGGAATTCGGCCAGAAAATTCCCAAGCTCTGTTGGAGCTCAAAACttaaccaaaacatgtcatttaatataccaaattgaagccccgaaggtaaggaatcgaaatataccttGGTTCTCGTCATTgtggccggagttggccggaaaacagcctggaagccacgggtgtccgccggaaactgggtaagattcaaatgagcataacttcttcaatactcaatgaaattgagtgaaacaaaaaggaaagttgtagtactcagcgagacgaagagattgatacttCGCACGCCGGCCAACTCTCCGTgttttggccggaaattgcctcgaaaggggcggtgctcgccggaaaattgGGTGTGCACTCACCCGTGCCAAAAACACTCCAAAACCTTGGAAATCAAGAACCCAAACTCAATAACCACATCTAGGCAAAGTCTAacataagaaaagaagaagaaaaagggctTACCCAACCGGAAAACAACCAAAACTCGCCGGAGGTGTTCGTGTCCTCCCGACGCCGCGAGcaggggaaagagagagagagagagatgcagtTGAATGgcgatgatggtgatgatttcCTCGAGTAGGTGTagttgtgggtgtgtgtgtgtgtgttcttgtcgGAGGAAAGAGCATCGAGAGGAGGGGGAAAGAGAGAGCacggaggaagaaagagagaagagagaagagaagacttttcagaaaaagaaaagaaaagggaaagggaaccgGGGACAAAACAGGGGTTGggcccttgggctcaccaattaagactcaaaaacaattttaaaaagaaagatatccctctaacttagtgaaaatacaaaaatacccattttcttccgtaaattccgggacgggttatTACACCGTAACCATATCGTTTCATAATAATGATACAAACGCAATATACACAAAACACGTATTATTACTATTGGCGCCAAACGTCCCAATCTCAGGGTCTAATAATAGCGCTAAAGTCAAGTCACAAACTTCCCCACTTATTCATAAAGCCACCAAGATAAAGTGGAAAGCCTGACGCTTTGAGCTACAGAGAAAAAATGGGGATCTGGGATTACATCGCCGGGACAACCGATTCGCTGAAACGGAAAAGCTTCGGACCTCGGTGGCCAACACCCGATTCGGTCAAACGAATCACACCCGATGTAACATCTGCCAAGAACTTGTGCTCCACCGCTTACGGGTACGGGGCGGGTGCCGTTACCCAAATAGACAAGGCCGTCCGGGGTAACTTGAATTATTATTTGGGGGACACGGAAGGCCGGGCAAAGATCGTCCGGTTCAGCTCCAGCATCGTTAAACACACAGCGCATGAGAGCCTCAAAACCGTCCCAGGTTTTGTTTCCTCgtcattttctcattttttggaaaattaaatTGCGTCGATATAGCCTTAGGTAAGTGTCTGAATACTGCTATATTTATgtacaaaaatttatatatttatttttgccAAGCAAGTATTTATATTATTTGGTTTGCTGATATCTTTATCGTCTTTCCTTCACCTGTAAATATGTTTCTCAAACTTTATAAAGTCTGGGTTCCATGAGTTTCCAAAGTGTTGGTGTCATGCATTGATGCGGAGTTTGTTACAAGCCTAGCCGGCATTTGTTTTCTACTAACTTTTAGGTGGATTTTAGGTTACAAAATTCTTTCCAAATCACTTCGCGACGTTAAAGAGTCCGATAATCAAACTTCTCAAAAGGAGTCTGATAAAGAAAAAGTGCATTTGAAGGCGGTACGGGTTGATCTAGACGGATTGAAGAAGGAATTCAGTGAAAACAGGAAATTACCCAAGCAAGAGGAGATAGATAAGCCATGTGC contains the following coding sequences:
- the LOC137741311 gene encoding uncharacterized protein — its product is MGIWDYIAGTTDSLKRKSFGPRWPTPDSVKRITPDVTSAKNLCSTAYGYGAGAVTQIDKAVRGNLNYYLGDTEGRAKIVRFSSSIVKHTAHESLKTVPGYKILSKSLRDVKESDNQTSQKESDKEKVHLKAVRVDLDGLKKEFSENRKLPKQEEIDKPCADLKSADKIRSKM